The following nucleotide sequence is from Triticum dicoccoides isolate Atlit2015 ecotype Zavitan chromosome 7B, WEW_v2.0, whole genome shotgun sequence.
GTTTGTCACCTTGTCTTCATCCTCGAACCCAAACATTATAAATAACTTCAGGTTCAGGTGCTTCAAACCCTTGGATGGTTCCCACACAATGTTAGTCTTCTCGGCATTGTCCTTAGACACTTTGACACATGGGTGTTGAGTTCGAGATAACTTCATGTATGGAGATGGAAAGTAAACACCACATGTTAGAATTAAACTTGCCACCAAATCATGCAGGACAATGTAACAACAATTGCAATTTAATATCTTAGTCACTTAAAATATTGAAATACGctcaataatactccctccgtcccacaatgtagcttgcaaaaacgtcttacattgtgggacggaAGGAGTAGTATTTAAGTTTAGGCCCATGTAGAGTTTTTGGATGAATCAGCATGAGTTGAGTCCCAGATAAAGTAAGACATGCGAATGTGCTTCAGGGATTTATATGAAATTACAGCTGCTCACATGTTTTCTTTCCAACAAGATACTTTGCAATAAGGAATTTTACTAGAGGGATGTGTGCACCAAACGATGCAGAGGCCAGTCCTTTTCTCCTTCCAAAAAAATAAGGAGGGGTTTTCGGAGAAATCTAATATGCAAACGATTCAGCAGAATTTTTTTGTCTACATGGCATTGTCTCGCTACAAAATACTTATAATGACACATATACGCAATACTATTAATATTTGTGATAGATCAGAGTTGGTGAGCCGTGAGTGATTGAAAATTAGTTTAACTTCCTGCTATGTTATTAATGCTGAATATTCCGGAAATATGTGAGTCGCATCAAGACTAAGATGTGGATTAAATCTAAAAAGGTAAAGTAATGACATACTCTGAATTTCTGCAGGGCAGGTGCAACTTCAAGGATAAACAAGGTCCAGCTCAGGTCACACTCCGAAAAGATATTGTAAAGCGCCAAACTATTCAGGTTGTTGAATATAGAAGTGAGCTCCTTCGGGTGTTCTGGTTTAATCCAATTCTGCAGCAAGAACAAGAATAGAATAGAGAGCTGACAGTAGTAGAAAGGATAAAATGTGATAGTGGATGCAGAGAAATTAACTTACCATTTGACAGCCATAATTGAGATACAGTTTAGACAGGTTTGTGGCACTCCTTGAAAAGCACTCGCTCAGCGCAAATGGCACTTGCGATGCCTTGGCCTGAGAACCGAGTTCCACTTTGTAAAGCTCAGGAACATAGCCGAAGCGCACCAGAGGGTTTTTGCGGCTCCAACACCAGAATGTCCTGAGCTTAGGGACAGAGATAAGCTCGATCAGTGCGCAACGAAATCTGGTGAACCAAAGATTCTCAAGCCCGGCATGCGGCGTTTCGATCTTGAGCGCAGAGTGTCGGTCAACCAGCCTGCAGGATCTCAACTTGAGGTCCTTGAGCTTATCACAACCACGAATGAGGTCTGCGACATCGGAATCCCCAAATGCGAGGTCCTCTAGTGTAAGAAACGTGAGCCACCCGAAGGCGACAGGGTGGGCGCTGGAGAATGACATGAACTGCTTCCCTAACTCTGTGAGCAGCTGGGTTGTGCGTCTAGTGCCGTCCCTGCATCGGGAGCATATGTCAAACTGGAAGCGTTTGGTGTGGCCGCGGCTGACGACGTCCTCAACGGCGCGGCCGATGGAGCTCAGGTGAGGGGCCGACACGCAGAAGGTGAGGGCGAGGGTCTCGATGACACGAGGGCTCTTGCCGGCGGCCGGAGAAGGACACACGGACAGCAACCTGCACGCCGCGTCCTCGAACGCGTCCATGCCCTCGAGCAGCGTGGCGCGGTGGAAGTGGCCGGCGTTGAGGTGCAGGCGCGAGAGACGGTAGGGGAGGTGCTGCCACCGCGCCGAGAGCGCGCCGGCGCGGACCGCGTCGCGCAGgtcgaggcgctcgaggatcccgaGGAGGAGGTCGTCGTGGAG
It contains:
- the LOC119338879 gene encoding uncharacterized protein LOC119338879, whose translation is MGPPPLKLNVGRDGDRIGALHDDLLLGILERLDLRDAVRAGALSARWQHLPYRLSRLHLNAGHFHRATLLEGMDAFEDAACRLLSVCPSPAAGKSPRVIETLALTFCVSAPHLSSIGRAVEDVVSRGHTKRFQFDICSRCRDGTRRTTQLLTELGKQFMSFSSAHPVAFGWLTFLTLEDLAFGDSDVADLIRGCDKLKDLKLRSCRLVDRHSALKIETPHAGLENLWFTRFRCALIELISVPKLRTFWCWSRKNPLVRFGYVPELYKVELGSQAKASQVPFALSECFSRSATNLSKLYLNYGCQMNWIKPEHPKELTSIFNNLNSLALYNIFSECDLSWTLFILEVAPALQKFRLSRTQHPCVKVSKDNAEKTNIVWEPSKGLKHLNLKLFIMFGFEDEDKVTNYIRLVMEHAVGLKRIELHGRSPCNGCDAIDLESRRRRSQADEASRHRIKEQLTHGSSSSVEIVIC